A single window of Eucalyptus grandis isolate ANBG69807.140 chromosome 1, ASM1654582v1, whole genome shotgun sequence DNA harbors:
- the LOC104443825 gene encoding R3H domain-containing protein 1, with the protein MDPATAAAAAAAAPNDKEAMVDPFLVEALQNPRHRLTILRMELDVRKFIQNTGQQHFEFQHFPTSYLRLAAHRVAQHYGLQTMVQEGGLDGNGNRILVIKTAGSRLPAVRLSDIPAKQLEDDKAEQVKIVIRPRPSKASAYGANDSGMKRGQVRSVEERKEEYDRARARIFSSPSGSDSDDTFSQTSIDRRNISLNRDDNEVCRIPMVDVDKNTGIRDGSTQSRVAILRDREKDRSDPDYDRSYERYVRNVPAGQSFGLVPFNMQKIQHPFGHFDAGFTPLGQMPRPQASLNYMPPSGAVMNSFGVTGLNQNTSDAGYMQWPTAAMMYAHSYDQLRHGVFQAPVCQQPLSFDYSQNH; encoded by the exons ATGGACCCAGcaacagcggcggcggcggcggcggcggctccgaACGACAAGGAGGCGATGGTGGATCCTTTCCTCGTCGAGGCTCTCCAGAACCCTCGCCACCGCCTCACCA TTTTGAGGATGGAACTCGATGTTCGGAAGTTCATTCAAAACACTGGTCAGCAACACTTCGAATTTCAGCACTTCCCAACTTCTTACCTACGGCTAGCTGCACACCGTGTTGCTCAACACTATGGTTTGCAAACTATGGTTCAGGAAGGTGGTTTAGATGGCAATGGAAATAGGATACTGGTGATCAAAACAGCAGGAAGCAGACTTCCTGCTGTCCGCTTATCAGATATTCCTGCCAAACAGTTGGAAGATGATAAGGCTGAACAGGTTAAGATTGTTATCAGGCCTCGACCTAGTAAAGCATCTGCTTATGGAGCCAATGACTCAGGGATGAAAAGAGGCCAAGTGCGAAGTgtggaagagaggaaagaggagtATGATAGAGCACGTGCTCGTATCTTCAGTAGCCCAAGTGGTTCTGATTCGGATGATACATTTTCTCAGACCTCTATTGACCGGAGGAATATATCTTTGAACAGAGATGATAATGAAGTGTGCAGGATTCCCATGGTGGATGTTGATAAGAATACAGGCATTAGAGATGGCAGCACACAATCTAGGGTAGCCATTCTTAGAGACAGAGAAAAAGATCGTTCTGACCCAGATTATGATCGGAGTTATGAAAG GTACGTTAGGAATGTCCCTGCTGGTCAAAGTTTTGGTTTGGTGCCCTTCAACATGCAAAAGATTCAACATCCTTTTGGGCATTTTGATGCTGGATTTACTCCACTTGGTCAGATGCCGAGGCCTCAAGCTTCACTTAACTATATGCCTCCTTCTGGTGCTGTCATGAACTCTTTTGGAGTGACGGGATTGAATCAAAATACAAGTGATGCTGGGTACATGCAGTGGCCTACTGCTGCAATGATGTATGCACACTCATATGATCAACTCCGGCATGGTGTTTTCCAG GCCCCAGTCTGTCAGCAGCCACTGAGCTTTGATTACTCGCAAAACCATTAA
- the LOC104443834 gene encoding LOW QUALITY PROTEIN: transcription factor MYBC1 (The sequence of the model RefSeq protein was modified relative to this genomic sequence to represent the inferred CDS: inserted 1 base in 1 codon; deleted 2 bases in 1 codon; substituted 1 base at 1 genomic stop codon) → MREDDGGNWFTKWQVELPPPEELTPLTQSLITPDLALAFDIGRGPSSSNNSISVVGAKQRHLLPSPPPLPLPQHXVPPVAIRRLVPXAARQPGPVDFADSGDLGSGEGGGGGDEPARTLKRPRLVWTPQLHKRFVDAVAHLGIKNAVPKTIMQLMSVDGLTRENVASHLQKYRLYLRRMQGLSGGGGGSSSADAATERLFASAPVPPHFLHPGRPSSDHFLALQHHQHLAAEAAAAAAIPQYHRQVGHFGLPPNGQFEHPLLQSRQGQIAHSMAAAMSMHNPIQSSVGESDSVKGSGERKVLTLFPTGDD, encoded by the exons ATGAGGGAAGACGATGGTGGTAATTGGTTCACGAAATGGCAAGTGGAGCTTCCCCCGCCTGAGGAGCTCACGCCCTTGACTCAGTCCCTGATCACTCCTGATCTCGCTCTCGCTTTCGACATCGGGAGAGGCCCTTCCTCCAGCAATAACTCGATCTCCGTCGTCGGCGCCAAACAGCGCCACCTGctgccctcgccgccgccgctgccgctgccgcaGCACTGAGTTCCTCCAGTCGCGATTCGAAGACTGGTGC CGGCGGCGCGCCAACCTGGCCCCGTGGATTTTGCCGATTCGGGCGATCTGGGGTCTGGGGAGGGG GGGGGAGGCGGGGACGAGCCGGCCCGGACCCTCAAGCGGCCGCGGCTGGTGTGGACGCCCCAGCTGCACAAGCGGTTTGTGGACGCGGTGGCGCACCTTGGGATCAAGAACGCCGTGCCCAAGACCATAATGCAGCTGATGAGCGTTGACGGGTTGACCCGGGAGAATGTAGCCAGTCACCTGCAGAAGTACCGCCTCTACCTCAGGCGGATGCAGGGATTATCTGGCGGCGGAGGTGGCAGCAGCAGCGCAGATGCCGCCACCGAGCGGTTGTTTGCAAGCGCGCCAGTGCCGCCCCATTTCTTGCATCCAGGCAGGCCGAGTTCGGACCATTTCTTGGCACTGCAGCACCACCAGCATCTAGCGGCAGAGGCTGCCGCGGCAGCAGCCATTCCACAGTACCACAGGCAAGTGGGCCATTTTGGGTTACCGCCAAATGGACAGTTTGAGCATCCTCTGTTGCAAAGCAGGCAGGGGCAGATCGCGCATAGCATGGCGGCAGCAATGTCAATGCACAACCCTATTCAGTCCTCTGTTGGAGAGTCGGATTCGGTCAAGggaagtggagagagaaaggtcCTCACTTTGTTTCCCACCGGAGATGATTGA